The following are from one region of the Salvia splendens isolate huo1 chromosome 2, SspV2, whole genome shotgun sequence genome:
- the LOC121760071 gene encoding abscisic acid receptor PYL4-like, with the protein MATDLQKSSLLLQRIPEAPAAAYKQPYRHATAAQVPEHVARYHTHAVGPEQTCSATTQLISAPVAAVWSVVRRFDNPQAYKHFVKSCHVVLGDGDVGTLREVRVITGMPAVSSTERLEILDDERHVISFRIVGGDHRLANYRSVTTLHAAAGGAGTAVVESYVVDVPPGNTEEETCVFVDTIVRCNLQSLAQIAENLCRRNSSS; encoded by the coding sequence atggctACCGATCTTCAAAAATCATCCCTTCTCCTCCAAAGAATCCCCGAAGCCCCGGCCGCGGCCTACAAACAGCCGTACCGGCACGCGACGGCGGCCCAGGTCCCGGAGCACGTGGCGCGGTACCACACCCACGCGGTGGGGCCGGAGCAGACGTGCTCGGCCACGACGCAGCTGATCTCGGCCCCCGTGGCAGCCGTGTGGTCGGTGGTGCGGCGCTTCGACAACCCGCAGGCCTACAAGCACTTCGTGAAGAGCTGCCACGTGGTCCTCGGCGACGGCGACGTCGGGACGCTGCGGGAGGTCCGCGTCATCACCGGAATGCCGGCGGTCAGCAGCACGGAGCGCCTCGAGATACTCGACGACGAGCGCCACGTTATCAGCTTCAGGATCGTCGGTGGGGACCACCGCCTCGCCAATTACCGCTCCGTCACCACCCTGCACGCGGCGGCGGGCGGCGCCGGCACCGCGGTGGTGGAGTCGTACGTCGTCGACGTGCCTCCGGGGAACACGGAGGAGGAGACGTGCGTCTTCGTCGACACTATTGTTAGGTGCAATTTGCAGTCGTTAGCTCAGATTGCTGAGAATTTATGCAGACGAAATTCATCTTcttga
- the LOC121785314 gene encoding probably inactive leucine-rich repeat receptor-like protein kinase IMK2, giving the protein MADHFKNLLAGNSKWISFSNNTTLNLLFFLSLLLALSFSASGAKWDGVKVTRADSQALHAIKNELVDFKGVLRSWNDTGAGACAGWTGIKCAGGEVISIQLPFKGLGGRISHRIGQLQSLRRISLHDNAIVGAIPATIGFLPNLRGLYLFNNRLSGSLPASISNCPLLQTVDVSGNQLAGIIPPNLANSTRLYRLNLSFNSFSGSIPVSLSRSSSLIFLALQHNNLTSSLPESWSSVSSLKYLTLDHNSLSGKIPTSLTRLVSLEELDLSHNKLEGSIDEIGSLLALKKMNLEKNNLDGSIPNSIQKLLNLSVLNLSNNRFRGGIPLTIGNITSLNSLDLSENNLTGEIPLSLSNLPNLTSLDLSYNNLSGAVPSLLSKKFNSTSFAGNINLCGYGPSAPPCPSPQPKPHRRRKLSTKDIVLIASGALLFVLLILCFVLLCCLLCKKTKSSKGGRAPPPSTSKAAAALAAEGETGGDGGGKLVHFDGPFVFTANDLLCATAEIMGKSSYGTAYKATLEDENQVAVKRLREKVTKPQKEFEVEASNLGKIRHRNILALRAYYLGPKGEKLLVYDYMPNGSLASFLHARGPETTVPWPTRMNIAIGITRGLCYLHSEVKHVHGNLTASNVLLDEKTDPKIADVGLSRLMTSADVVGTAGSMGYRAPELSKLKNASEKTDVFSLGVMVLELLTGKSPSEAKDGLDLPQWVASIVKEEWTNEVFDVELMRDASSSTVADELLNTLKLALHCVDPSPAARPEALEVLQKLEEIKAEADVATADVGKTE; this is encoded by the exons ATGGCCGATCACTTCAAAAATCTATTGGCGGGAAATTCCAAATGGATCTCCTTTTCTAACAACACCACACTGAACTTGCTCTTCTTCCTCAGCCTCCTCCTCGCCCTCTCTTTTTCCGCTTCAGGCGCGAAATGGGACGGCGTGAAGGTCACTCGAGCCGACTCCCAAGCCCTCCACGCCATCAAAAACGAATTGGTGGATTTTAAAGGGGTGCTCCGGAGCTGGAACGACACCGGCGCCGGCGCCTGCGCTGGCTGGACCGGAATCAAATGCGCCGGCGGCGAAGTCATTTCCATCCAGCTCCCTTTCAAGGGACTGGGCGGCCGTATTTCCCACAGAATCGGCCAGCTCCAGTCCCTCCGGCGGATCAGCCTCCACGACAACGCCATCGTCGGCGCGATTCCCGCGACGATTGGATTTCTACCGAATCTCAGAGGCTTATATCTCTTCAACAACCGCCTCTCCGGCTCTCTGCCGGCCTCGATTTCAAACTGCCCGCTGCTTCAGACCGTTGATGTCAGCGGTAATCAGCTCGCCGGAATCATCCCTCCAAATCTTGCTAACTCCACGCGCCTGTATCGATTGAATCTGAGCTTTAATTCCTTCTCTGGGTCGATCCCAGTAAGCCTTTCTCGCTCATCCTCTCTCATCTTTCTCGCTCTTCAACATAATAATCTCACTTCCTCCCTCCCTGAGTCTTGGAGCTCTGTTTCAAGTCTCAAATATTTAACTCTTGATCACAATTCTTTATCTGGAAAAATCCCAACCTCTTTAACGAGATTGGTTTCTCTCGAGGAGTTGGATTTGAGTCACAACAAGCTTGAAGGAAGCATTGATGAAATAGGCAGTTTGTTGGCTCTAAAGAAGATGAATCTTGAGAAGAACAATCTCGATGGCTCGATTCCGAATTCAATTCAAAAACTTCTAAATCTCTCTGTTTTAAACCTGAGCAATAACAGATTCCGCGGTGGAATCCCACTGACCATCGGCAACATCACCTCGTTAAACTCCCTTGATCTCTCCGAGAACAACCTCACCGGAGAAATCCCACTATCTCTCTCCAATCTGCCAAACCTCACTTCTCTCGACCTCTCCTACAACAACCTCTCCGGCGCCGTTCCTTCTCTTCTATCCAAGAAATTCAACTCCACCTCCTTCGCCGGCAACATCAACCTTTGCGGCTACGGCCCCTCAGCGCCGCCGTGCCCGTCGCCGCAGCCGAAGCCCCACCGCCGCCGCAAGCTCAGCACCAAGGATATCGTTCTCATCGCATCCGGAGCCCTTCTCTTCGTTCTACTGATCCTCTGTTTCGTGCTGCTATGCTGCTTGTTATGCAAAAAGACGAAATCCAGCAAAGGCGGAAGAGCTCCTCCGCCTTCAACCAGCAAGGCGGCAGCGGCTCTGGCAGCGGAAGGGGAGACCGGCGGCGATGGAGGAGGGAAATTAGTCCATTTTGATGGGCCTTTTGTTTTCACAGCTAACGATTTGTTGTGTGCCACTGCAGAGATTATGGGAAAGAGCAGTTACGGAACGGCCTACAAAGCGACGCTCGAAGATGAGAATCAAGTCGCGGTGAAGAGATTGCGAGAGAAAGTCACCAAACCTCAAAAGGAATTCGAAGTCGAAGCTTCCAATCTTGGAAAGATTAGACACCGAAATATCTTGGCGTTGAGAGCTTACTATCTCGGCCCTAAAGGCGAGAAGCTTCTTGTCTACGATTACATGCCTAATGGAAGCCTCGCATCCTTCTTACACG CTAGGGGGCCGGAGACGACCGTGCCATGGCCCACAAGGATGAACATAGCAATTGGAATAACAAGAGGGCTGTGCTACCTACATAGTGAAGTAAAGCATGTTCATGGAAATCTGACGGCAAGCAACGTTCTTCTGGACGAAAAGACGGATCCGAAGATCGCGGACGTGGGGCTGTCGAGGCTGATGACGAGCGCGGACGTGGTGGGGACGGCGGGGTCGATGGGGTACAGGGCGCCGGAGCTGTCGAAGCTGAAGAACGCGAGCGAGAAGACGGACGTGTTCAGCCTCGGGGTGATGGTGCTGGAGCTGCTGACGGGGAAGTCTCCGAGCGAGGCGAAAGACGGGCTGGATCTGCCGCAGTGGGTAGCGTCGATTGTGAAGGAGGAGTGGACTAATGAGGTGTTTGACGTGGAGCTCATGAGGGATGCTTCTTCTTCGACTGTTGCCGATGAGCTGCTCAATACGCTCAAGCTGGCGCTTCATTGTGTTGATCCGTCGCCCGCGGCGCGGCCTGAGGCGCTGGAGGTGCTGCAGAAGCTTGAGGAGATTAAGGCGGAGGCCGACGTTGCGACGGCGGATGTTGGCAAGACTGAGTGA